The DNA segment TTTTCAAGCACTGGTGCCAGTTCGTCTTTGAGAACACACACTCCGGTCTGTTTTCTGTCATGCCTTTTGCAAGCGAAACAACTGGCACAGCCCTTGAAATCCAACGGGTAGAGATGAATCAATTCGACTTCTGCTCCAACGCTTTTGGCCCCTTCGAGGGTGTGCTCCAGCATGGTAACCGTATTCCATTTTTTCTTTCGTGGACTTCCATTAAAGGCGAGAACTTTCATGGTATCTCCTTGTGTTGTGCGACGTGCTTGTCGCTGTGTGGATTGTAAACATCGAAAACCTTCGAAGTAATAACTCAAAAAAATTATCCGTGAAGAATATGGCGAAGTTTGCGGGCCGCTTCTTGATTGACCCAAAACAGGACATCCTTGCCATCTCGCTTCATGTGGACAAGGCCTGCTTCACGCAGTTCCTTGAAATGGTGTGAGACCGTGGAAGGAGCCAGCCCGAGCCGCTCTGCAAAGCCGCACTGGCAATTCTGAAATTCTTCCGGCAACCGTTTGGTAATGGGCTCATGCACGCAGGCTGCGAGTTCACTGTATATACGGAGACGGTGGGGATTGGAGAGCGCCTTGAACATGCGTGCCATTCTGTCCAGGTCTGCGTCCGTTTTGGAGGAAACGGTTTGGTCCTCTGTTTTCTTCGACATGTTCTGGACACTATGTCGCTCTCCAGTGGCTGTCAACGGAGGAAGGTCCGTCGGGGCGGATAGACCATGCTTCCCATTCTTTGTCCAAGAATGTTTTGCGTGGAAGGCTGATAAATGAAAACCCCACTTTGGTGGAGTGGGGTTTGATTCGCGACCTACACTTCTCCTGCGGTGGAGATGTGCGCTGAAGCAGAGGGGACGCGTTGTTATTTTTGTCCTTCCAACAGTTCGGGTTTGACATATTCAGTGATATCATTGCCGAAGTGGACATAGACGTCGTCAACGCCATCGACAGGAATCCAGTAACCATCCATGAACATGTTCGAATAGCTGGAGAACGCGAGTTGGCGGACACCTTCATTCTTTTTCAGGGAAACATTGGCCTTGCATCCAGGGCAGACTTTCTGGTTTTCGCACAGGGAGTGACATTTGATCCCAGCATTGATCCCCAAGCCTTGAGCCGCCTTATTGGTTGCCAGGATATCCCTGTCCTTGTGGACGAGGAAGACCGGTGACGGATACAGATTCCACATCAATTTGAAACTTTCCAGGATTTCGGGTTGAACGTGTGCCATTATAAACTCCTTGTTCTGTTATTTATGATCCATGAGCCAGCAGCATCTCGATGAGAAAAGAGAATGCCGTGCAATTGAAACCGTAGACAGCCATGTAGGCCGTTGTTTTGCCTCGTACGCCTGTCAGCGAGCGGAAAATGAAAATCAATAGGTAGAAAAGCCATATTGCAGAAGGGAGTATCAGCCTGATCGAAGTCAGGTTTACACTGCCGTACATGGCTTTTTGTGCCAAAACGCCAAGAGGGATCCCTAGTGAGAGAAAAGCGAATCCGATTGACAGTGAGAGAAAGAGCATCTGTTCAAGTTCGTTGAGACTGAAGGGAAAAGAACTGCTCAGTTTTATGCGCTTGGATTTGATCGCCCGTTCTTTGCCAATGTAAACACAGGCGATCATGAAGGCGCACATGAAGAGAATATAGCCAAGTGAGCAGGCCGTGATATGAATAATCAGTAGATTTGACATCCCTCTTTCCTTCTCTCTTAATCCTCTTGGGGGGCCACAGGGCGATGGTCTCCATGCTTGCCGTCATGGGATGGTGTTTGATTTGGTTCCTGTTTTCGTTTGATCGATCTGCGATACAGAAAACGACCCAGCAGCCCAGCAATCACCGTTGTTCCGAAGACGACACCCATTAGCGATTCTGCCAATAGCCGCGAAGACTTCCAACTGGTGGCGCAGCTTCGCCATGTTCCCACTTTGTCCTGACGTAGCGTTTCCAGCCAGGACAGAACCGGGTATGCCAAATCCATATTTTACCGAGGAATGACGCAGATGCCTTCTCTGCTTTTTCTCGAAATCGACATGTGTCGCATGACATTTGAGGACGTTTCTCCGTATCCATATGTATTTGCTCCGTGGTGTGGTGTGGCTATGACTGTCGTCAATCGTGAGCAAAGAGTACACCTGATGCAAAAGAATTCCTCTCAGGTCTGCAACGAGATGTAACAAGATGTATCCTGCCCTTCGAAACATTTGGAAACATTTCGTTGCTAAGAAGAAAAGCCTTGGGCGCTGATATTCGGTAGAAGGAAAGAATAATAACCATCAGACACCAAGGAGTATGTGATGAGAAAAGTGATAATTATCGGAATGTTAGTTTGTGTCGCCGTTATCGGGGCATGTACTCGCTACGCTGCGATGAAAGGCCCGTTTGATGGAGAAGCCATTAACACGGCTTTTTTGGAATTCGTGGTGGACAAGGCCGATGACAAGCTGAACCTGACAGACTCACAGCAGATAGAATTGAGTGGTCTTGTCGAAAAGATGTTGTTGACCGCATTGGAGCAGCGGCCGCAGGCTGACGCTCTTCGTAAGGAACTTGCCACGCAAATGCTCAATGAGGAACTTGATATGGACGCAGTGGAAGCAATCATTGCCAAGCGAATGCAACTGTATCACAGTGTGTTGGAAATCGGAAAATCTGAATTGGTGGCTTTCCACGGAACATTGACCGATGAGCAGCGCACGGAACTTTGCCGCTTCATCATGGAACATGGCAAGCACGGGTGGCACGGCAGCAAGTAGTGTTGCCCGGTTGCCACTGGACCAATTGTGGTGGACAGTGGCAACGTTACGAATATCAGGGGAGTTTATGGCCGACACCATCTTGATCATTGAGGATGACCCGGATTTGCAGGATTTGCTCCGTGAGTATCTGGGCGGATTCGGTTTTGTGGCCCATGCGGAAGGGTATCCGGAGGAGGGATTGAAAACATTCAAGATGCTCGCCCCGGATCTGGTCATACTTGATGTCATGCTTCCCGGCATGAACGGATTTGAGGTTTGTCGGCGTATTCGTCAGGAATCAGAGACTCCGATTATCATGCTGACGGCACGGGGTGATGTCATGGATAGGGTGGCAGGGCTGGAAATAGGCGCAGATGATTATTTGCCAAAACCCTTCGAACCTCGTGAATTGGTGGCTCGAATACAGTCCATATTGCGCCGCAGTCAACGTGGCTCGGTTCGTGATATGGGTGAATTTGGCCGTCTGCGGATTGATTTTGATTTGCGTGCAGCTTCAGTGGATGACAAGGATGTTGGTTTGACGACAACGGAATTCAATGCCCTAGCCTTGTTGGCGCGAAGACCGGGAAAGACGTTCAGTCGGGATGATCTGATGCAGGAATTACGCGGATTGGACAGTGACTCGTTTAATAGGTCCATTGATATTACCATGAGTCGGGTCAGGCAGAAGCTTGGTGACGACCCCAAAGCCCCGACATTCATCAAAACCGTCTGGGGAGCGGGGTATGTCTTTATTGCTCAGGGGCACCATGATTAATTTTCTTCGTCTTGTTTTCCGTTCGTTATTCACTCGTCTGGCGGCGGTCATGTTTTGTGCTGTCATTGGCATAAATGTGATCACTTACTCTCTGTATGTTGGTTTGGAATTCGGCCATGAGACGACCATTAACAGAAGCCTCATGGAATATGCCCGGTCCATGGCCAATGCGATTGGCGTTCCCCCTGACATTGCGGTGGCGCGCCAGTTGGCTGAAGAGCGCATCATGCGCATTACTGTGGATGGTTCGACTTCCTTTGTGGTCGGTGAGACGCAGAGACGATTCCCGGATCGATTCCTGAAGCCGCGGTTTGCTGTTGACGGTATGGAAGTCTCCAGTCTCCATGGGTTTTATCGAGTCAAGGTGCCTGTTGCGCCGGATGTGAGCATAACCTTTGATTTGTTCCCGACGGCTGAGGAGAATGCCGCACTGCATACATACGGGATTATTTCCCTGGTCGGCACATGTCTGATCATGTTCGCGCTGTATCTTGCCGTGCGGTATCTTTTGCGCCCTGTGGGGTGGTTGACCAAGGGGGCGGCCGCTGTTCGGGATGGAGAATTGGGAAGCCGTGTGCCTGAGAAGAGCAGCGGGGAACTGAGAGAACTTTCCGAGACCTTTAACCAAATGGCAGCCCGTCTTGAATCCCTGATAGACGGCCATCAAAAATTGCTTCTTGGGGTCAGTCATGAATTGCGGACTCCACTGACTCGGCTCAAACTTCGATTGGCTATGTTGGGTGAAGCCGTCAACATCGACCCCATCTGCAAGGACATTCGCCAAATGGAAACGATGATCGCCATTCTGCTTGATGCCGCCCGTATGCGGCATGACACCATGACGCTCAATCTTGAATCCGTAGACATGGCGGATTTGTTGAGCGATGCAGCGACTCTCTATGGAGACTCTCCTCCCGGTGTCAGGTTTGTCTCGCCCGGAATTCCGGTCGTCGCCACCGTTGATCGATTGCGGATGGAAGTGTTGATCAGTAACCTCATTGATAACGCCATCAAATATTCAGCTCGGGAGAGCGCACCAGTGGAGTTGCTCTTGTCACACACTGATGAGGGTGTAGAATTTTCAGTGTCTGATCAGGGGATAGGTATTCCGGATGACGCCTTGGAGCATCTTTTCGAACCTTTTTACAGGGTCGATGAATCTCGGACACCCCGGACCGGGGGCTATGGTCTTGGATTGTATATGTGCCAGGCCATAGCCGAGGCCCATGGCGTGGTCATCAAGGTCGAGAGTCGATTGGGAGTTGGTACGACCATGCGAGTCGTCATTCCTGGCTAAAGCGTGTCCTTTCTCTGCTGTCTTCGTTGCAGCAAGTTTTTTCCTCTTCCGATTAACCGGTCAAAGCGGTTTCTTTCATCTCATCCAGTCTTTCCAGATAGGCTTGTTGATAGAGTGGGCCGTTTGCAGTGAACTGCATTGCTGCTTTTTTATGCGCGTCACACCATTCCGCCAGTGCCGGATTGCGTTGAATGCGGCCATAGGCTTTGACCATGTGGAGTGTCATATGACAAACAGGCATCGTTTCCTTTGCCTGTACCAGCAATTTTGTCTGATCCTTTGCCAGATTCAGAAAAAAAGAAGCCACTGCTTCGGCACAATGATAATTGGCTCCTGATTTCAGTTTTTCCTGCACAGAAGGGATATCCAAAGAGGTGATGCGCCAGTGTCGCTGCCACTCGGCCGGGATGGTCTCTGACTGGCCGTATTCAATGGTCCCGGTCTTGAGAAAATGTTCCAGTTTAACAGCCATTCTCTCTGGCATTGGTCCGATGTGCTCAATATCGCGGCGGGCGTGAAGGGACGTGACAAGGCCGTCTTTTTCTTCCAGGCGAATCTTGAGGAAGGGACAGTGCTCCTCGATTTTTTTGGTGGAATCTGACCAGATGCCGCCGAAGACCGAGTCCATGTCAAGGATGTGCACGTCATCAAAAGCTTTTTCCCAGGCTGAAAGTATTGCCTTGCCTTTCATCCACAAGGTGCCCCAGCCATCCAGATAGGAAAAGGGGTCTGGTCCAAAGGCGGGGTAATGGGACAGTCGGGCGAGAATGACGATGGGAACACCGGGGTTTTCCGCCCTGATGCGAACCAGCATTTCCCGGTATCTGTCCAGATATGTTGATGGGTTGGGTTTGAACATCCTGCAGTTGTTTTGTGCCCACGTCATCAGGTCCGGATTGTCAGTTAATCCTCTGGGGTCCATGAAGAAAACATATTTCTCTCGATCATGCAGAAAAAGAGGGGTGTTTTCATGGAAAAGACTCAGCACAATGAGTTCCGGAGCGGAGCTGTTCGCATCCAACGGGGAAAATTGGTGTGACAATATTCGGCCATGGAGATAAGGCTCAATCCCGAATTGTGATTCTATCTCTTCCAGGGACGGAGGTATACGTCCTGGATGGCTGGGATATGTCAATGGCGAAGCAAGAACCTTGTACACGGTTTCGTGCCCACGCGCCGCCATGGCCCGGCTGAGAAAATCTGCTTGGCAGTTGCCGAGAAAGTAAATCACGTGATACTCCTCAAAAGTAAGTGTTCCAGACCCTCTTTTTACGGGATACATGTCATATCGGTTGGGAAACAGGAGAACGTAAGGGGAAGTTTGAAAAATTATAAAACTCAAGCAGTTCAGGAATTGTTACATGTCACCAAAGCGTAACAATCGGCACATTGTGCTGTAACAGTCTTTCTCTAGTGTCTGCCCAAGCAAAATTGGATTTTCGTTTTTCAATAACCCTGTTGAGGAGACAGCTAAATGCCTAAATTTATGAAAATGCTCGTTGTCGCCGCTGCCATCGTCGCTTTCGGCGCTGGCATGGCCCAGGCTCGCGATCAGATCAAGATCGTCGGTTCTTCCACCGTTTACCCCTTCTCCAGTTATGTTGCTGAAGAACTGGGTGCTACCACCAAATTCAAGTCTCCCGTTGTCGAATCCACCGGCTCCGGTGGCGGGCACAAGTTGTTTGGTGCAGGTATCGGTCTTGATACCCCGGACATTACCAACTCTTCACGCCGCATGAAGGCTTCCGAGTTCGAGAAGGACCAGAAAGTCGGCATCACCGAGATCACTGAAGCCTTGATCGGCTACGATGGAATTGCGGTTGCCCAGAACGGTGCAAACCCGGAATTCTCTCTTACCAAAGATGAGCTGGCCATGGCTGTCGCAGAGATGGTTCCAATGGATGGCAAACTGGTCAAGAATCCTTACAAGACCTGGAATCAGATCAACGCAAAATTCCCCAATCGTAAAATCCTTTTCTACGGCCCGCCGACCTCCTCCGGTACCCGCGACGCCTTTGGTGAAATGGTCCTCGGAAAGTTCGCCAAAAAGCATAAAGACCTGTACGCTGCAGTTTCTCCCAAAGGAAAAGCCGACAAGTACGAATCCGTTCGTCAGGATGGAGTCTATGTTCCTGCTGGGGAGAACGACAACCTGATCGTTCAGAAACTGACCAAGGACAAGAATGCTTTTGGTATCTTCGGATACTCCTTTCTGGAAGAAAACTCCGATCGCATCTCCGGTGCCAAGATCAATGGCGTTTCTCCTGAGCCGACCACCATCGCCAACGGTGAGTACCCCATTTCCCGTTCCTTGTACTTCTACATCAAGAAAGCTCACATGGATAAGGTCCCTGGCATGAAGGAATACATCGAGTTGTTCATGTCCGATAAGATGATCGGTCCCAAGGGATTACTCAAGCGTATCGGTCTGGTTCCCCTCGGTGATGACCTGCGCAAGCAAGTTCAGAAAGATGTCCTTTCCTACAAGAACCTGACCCTGGAAGACCTGAAGCACTAATTACGAAACGTTCGAATGAGACCGATCCGGTAAGGATCGGTCTCTTTTGGCGTCTTAATGGGGATTGCCGTGACTACGGGAAGCATACTTTTATATCTGCTCTGCGGCTTGGTGCCGTTGTCCATCGTCGCTTATTTCCTGGCGACCAAGAAAACCTTTTCGGTCAAATACGAAGGGGAAAAATTTCATTCCACCCCAGGGAGCTACGGATGGTACGCCATTATCTGTACCTTGTCTCCGGCTCTTCTGGCGTCATTTATCGCCGTGCTGCTTCAGCTCTCCGGCCTGGTCGAGGTTCCGGGGACAGCTTTTGTGGCAACAGGTATCCTTTTCGCCGCTCTGGGACTTTGGCTCGGGGTTCAGACCATCAAACCAAGGCTCAAGGCGCGCAGCATTGTGGAGCAACTGATTGTCAAAATGTTATTCGTTGCTTCGCTTGTTTCCATTTTTACGACTATCGGCATTGTTATTTCCGTGACCTTTGAGGCCATAAAGTTTTTTGATATCGTGAGCTTGTGGGATTTTGTCACAGGAACAACCTGGAACCCGGATGAAGCGGTGACCGGCAGTGATGTCCAAGGCGTTTTCGGGTCCATTCCTCTCTTTGCCGGTACATTCATGATTACGGCCATTGCTATGTTGGTGGCTGTTCCAGTTGGTCTCTTTTCAGCCATCTGTATGGCAGAATACGCAACGCCTTCATTCAGAAAAGTTGCCAAGCCTGCTTTGGAAATTTTGGCCGGTATCCCCACAGTTGTCTATGGTTTCTTTGCTGCCATCACCGTCAGTCCACTTGTGGTCAACATAGCAGAATATCTTGGACTTCAGGCTGATTTCACCAATGCCTTATCGCCGGGGCTGGTCATGGGGGTCATGATCATTCCTCTGATTTCTTCCTTGTCGGATGATGTCATCACCTCGGTTCCCAATGCTTTGAGAGAAGGCTCTCTCGCCATGGGAGCCTATCGTTCGGAGACGATCAAAACCGTGGTCCTGCCAGCCGCTTTGCCCGGTATTGTTTCTGCTTTTTTGCTGGCCGTCTCTCGAGCTGTCGGTGAGACCATGATTGTGGTCATGGCTGCGGGTTTGCGGGCAAATCTTACATGGAATCCTCTTGAAGGGATGACAACAGTGACTGTTCGGATTGTCGATGCCTTTACGGGCGATCAGGCTTTTGACAGCCCCGAAACGTTGTCCGCGTTCGGGCTTGGTCTTGTCTTGCTGGTGGTTACTCTGGTCCTCAATGTCATCTCCCTGGTGGTCATCCGTCGATTCCGTCAACAATACGAATAAGAGAAGAATATGTCGTTTATACTGGATCATAAAAAAATGAAGGGGCGGGCCAACCGCGACAGACGTTTCAGGATATACTCCTACTCAGCTATTTTCATGGCAGGAGCGTTTCTGGTTTTCTTCTTTGCCGATATCACCGCTACTGCTTGGTCTGCCTTTGAACAGGCAGAGTTGCGAGTGGAAATGAACTA comes from the Pseudodesulfovibrio piezophilus C1TLV30 genome and includes:
- a CDS encoding response regulator transcription factor, with the translated sequence MSSARNFAASSWNMASTGGTAASSVARLPLDQLWWTVATLRISGEFMADTILIIEDDPDLQDLLREYLGGFGFVAHAEGYPEEGLKTFKMLAPDLVILDVMLPGMNGFEVCRRIRQESETPIIMLTARGDVMDRVAGLEIGADDYLPKPFEPRELVARIQSILRRSQRGSVRDMGEFGRLRIDFDLRAASVDDKDVGLTTTEFNALALLARRPGKTFSRDDLMQELRGLDSDSFNRSIDITMSRVRQKLGDDPKAPTFIKTVWGAGYVFIAQGHHD
- a CDS encoding sensor histidine kinase, producing the protein MSLLLRGTMINFLRLVFRSLFTRLAAVMFCAVIGINVITYSLYVGLEFGHETTINRSLMEYARSMANAIGVPPDIAVARQLAEERIMRITVDGSTSFVVGETQRRFPDRFLKPRFAVDGMEVSSLHGFYRVKVPVAPDVSITFDLFPTAEENAALHTYGIISLVGTCLIMFALYLAVRYLLRPVGWLTKGAAAVRDGELGSRVPEKSSGELRELSETFNQMAARLESLIDGHQKLLLGVSHELRTPLTRLKLRLAMLGEAVNIDPICKDIRQMETMIAILLDAARMRHDTMTLNLESVDMADLLSDAATLYGDSPPGVRFVSPGIPVVATVDRLRMEVLISNLIDNAIKYSARESAPVELLLSHTDEGVEFSVSDQGIGIPDDALEHLFEPFYRVDESRTPRTGGYGLGLYMCQAIAEAHGVVIKVESRLGVGTTMRVVIPG
- a CDS encoding ArsR/SmtB family transcription factor, with product MSKKTEDQTVSSKTDADLDRMARMFKALSNPHRLRIYSELAACVHEPITKRLPEEFQNCQCGFAERLGLAPSTVSHHFKELREAGLVHMKRDGKDVLFWVNQEAARKLRHILHG
- the ccsA gene encoding cytochrome c biogenesis protein CcsA; this translates as MSNLLIIHITACSLGYILFMCAFMIACVYIGKERAIKSKRIKLSSSFPFSLNELEQMLFLSLSIGFAFLSLGIPLGVLAQKAMYGSVNLTSIRLILPSAIWLFYLLIFIFRSLTGVRGKTTAYMAVYGFNCTAFSFLIEMLLAHGS
- a CDS encoding PstS family phosphate ABC transporter substrate-binding protein, with product MPKFMKMLVVAAAIVAFGAGMAQARDQIKIVGSSTVYPFSSYVAEELGATTKFKSPVVESTGSGGGHKLFGAGIGLDTPDITNSSRRMKASEFEKDQKVGITEITEALIGYDGIAVAQNGANPEFSLTKDELAMAVAEMVPMDGKLVKNPYKTWNQINAKFPNRKILFYGPPTSSGTRDAFGEMVLGKFAKKHKDLYAAVSPKGKADKYESVRQDGVYVPAGENDNLIVQKLTKDKNAFGIFGYSFLEENSDRISGAKINGVSPEPTTIANGEYPISRSLYFYIKKAHMDKVPGMKEYIELFMSDKMIGPKGLLKRIGLVPLGDDLRKQVQKDVLSYKNLTLEDLKH
- the pstC gene encoding phosphate ABC transporter permease subunit PstC; the encoded protein is MGIAVTTGSILLYLLCGLVPLSIVAYFLATKKTFSVKYEGEKFHSTPGSYGWYAIICTLSPALLASFIAVLLQLSGLVEVPGTAFVATGILFAALGLWLGVQTIKPRLKARSIVEQLIVKMLFVASLVSIFTTIGIVISVTFEAIKFFDIVSLWDFVTGTTWNPDEAVTGSDVQGVFGSIPLFAGTFMITAIAMLVAVPVGLFSAICMAEYATPSFRKVAKPALEILAGIPTVVYGFFAAITVSPLVVNIAEYLGLQADFTNALSPGLVMGVMIIPLISSLSDDVITSVPNALREGSLAMGAYRSETIKTVVLPAALPGIVSAFLLAVSRAVGETMIVVMAAGLRANLTWNPLEGMTTVTVRIVDAFTGDQAFDSPETLSAFGLGLVLLVVTLVLNVISLVVIRRFRQQYE
- a CDS encoding Spy/CpxP family protein refolding chaperone, which codes for MRKVIIIGMLVCVAVIGACTRYAAMKGPFDGEAINTAFLEFVVDKADDKLNLTDSQQIELSGLVEKMLLTALEQRPQADALRKELATQMLNEELDMDAVEAIIAKRMQLYHSVLEIGKSELVAFHGTLTDEQRTELCRFIMEHGKHGWHGSK